In the genome of Chryseobacterium sp. 52, the window AAATGTTAAATAATAGTGTTAAAATAAGGCAGAGTCCTATGAACCAGTTGACATGTTTGGGGAAGAATCTTAAGATTAATACCCCGAAAACAGCTAAAATGAAATAGACTTTAAGATACCAGAAGCTTCCCATGACCACGGGAAAAGTATCTGCGTTGGTATACTGGTGAAGATACCAGTTTCCCAGATTTTGCCACTGCGGAATATCGGAAACCCCGGTGGCAGTATATTTTGATCCAAAAGTCGAATAGAAATTCTGAAGCCATTCCATAGAGAAAAACGTTAATCCAAACACCTTGAAAAAATAATCCATGAAGAACAGGAATGTTACAAAGACCATATACGTGATCTGAAGCTTTAATAACCGGTAGAATGTTTTCTCTATGTTTGATCCGGAAGTAATTCCGCTCAAAGCATAAAAAAGAGCAACATCAAATACCAGAGAAAAGACTCTTACTTCTGCAGGAATATAAAATTGTCCGGACCAGAAAGCAGTATGGATGAATATGATAGAAAGGGTGGCCATTCCCTTGGCAAAATCAATGTAGAGGTCTCTGTTCATTCTTATAGGATATGGTTCAAAAATAAATAAACTTTGGGAGATTTATTGATAAAAATGAAAAGAGGCAGAGCATGACTGCCCGCCTCCTTTGTTAAATATGCTAAAAATGAATGTTTATTTAAGATGTTTGAATTCTTCTGCAGAAATTTCTCCGGTCTGGATTTTTCTCAGTTCGTCCATGTATTGGCTCATATAAGCATCGATCTCTGGATTTGCAGAATTTTTGCCCATTTTGTAGGTTCCGTTTAATACTCCTTGATAATAATAGAAGAAGTT includes:
- a CDS encoding acyltransferase family protein, giving the protein MNRDLYIDFAKGMATLSIIFIHTAFWSGQFYIPAEVRVFSLVFDVALFYALSGITSGSNIEKTFYRLLKLQITYMVFVTFLFFMDYFFKVFGLTFFSMEWLQNFYSTFGSKYTATGVSDIPQWQNLGNWYLHQYTNADTFPVVMGSFWYLKVYFILAVFGVLILRFFPKHVNWFIGLCLILTLLFNIFPEYYPAGQVGYVAFYLAIFLIANRMRGKKIPAKAIPLVYAIVAGALIWMFWYYGTEIFYKINKNKFPPKIPYIIWSLFSLTTLFVLYNRLKVTKENFVTHIGKNAIFFYFAQGISSSLVYFIVVSVKENIPWWLLMILIYIINVILAFIIAAGLKKVDDLGWKILEILRKRTAS